One segment of Zhihengliuella halotolerans DNA contains the following:
- a CDS encoding FecCD family ABC transporter permease yields the protein MSQRLLPDDRIAEPRAAASVLLAAGTAAPSPARAHGTTTARRRYAVVVTAALGLATFAAAAWHIAVGGSLIPMLDVAASLLGMAPDARTELVVLEFRAPRTAAAVLAGVALGTAGALTQTVARNPLASPDVLGITNGAAFGAVGVTVLAGSAGGVSGAAAAFGMPAAAAVTGFAAAALVFLLAWKGGLESNRVIIVGLGVGGLAAALTTWMLTLGSVQDAGKALTWMSGTINGRDWNQIAPLWPIILVGVCAALASRRGLNMIALNPDTAVALGLRINVTRVWILSLATLLAVAATVLAGPVAFVALASPQIARMMTRGTIPPVPAAALVGALFLLLADLLAARTFEVALPAGVATAVIGAPYLMYLVIRQQRRRTA from the coding sequence ATGAGCCAGCGTCTCCTTCCGGACGACCGGATCGCCGAACCCCGCGCCGCCGCCAGCGTCCTCCTGGCGGCCGGTACGGCCGCGCCCTCTCCGGCGCGAGCGCACGGCACGACGACGGCGCGCCGCCGTTACGCCGTCGTCGTCACCGCGGCGCTGGGGCTCGCGACGTTCGCCGCCGCCGCATGGCACATCGCCGTGGGCGGCTCCCTGATCCCGATGCTCGACGTGGCGGCCAGCCTGCTCGGCATGGCGCCGGATGCGCGCACCGAACTCGTGGTCCTCGAATTTCGCGCGCCCCGCACGGCCGCAGCCGTCCTCGCCGGTGTCGCGCTGGGCACGGCGGGGGCGCTGACTCAGACCGTGGCTCGGAATCCGTTGGCCAGTCCCGACGTCCTCGGGATCACCAACGGCGCGGCGTTCGGCGCGGTCGGCGTCACCGTGCTGGCCGGCAGTGCCGGCGGCGTCTCCGGGGCGGCGGCGGCCTTTGGGATGCCGGCCGCGGCCGCGGTGACCGGCTTCGCTGCCGCGGCGCTCGTCTTCCTGCTCGCATGGAAGGGCGGGCTCGAGTCGAATCGCGTGATCATCGTCGGCCTCGGCGTCGGTGGACTCGCCGCCGCCCTGACGACGTGGATGCTCACGCTCGGCAGCGTCCAGGACGCAGGCAAGGCGCTGACGTGGATGTCGGGGACCATCAACGGGCGCGACTGGAACCAGATCGCCCCGCTTTGGCCGATCATCCTCGTCGGTGTGTGCGCGGCACTGGCCTCCCGGCGGGGGCTGAACATGATCGCTCTGAACCCGGATACCGCCGTCGCGCTCGGCCTGCGGATCAACGTCACCCGCGTGTGGATCCTCTCGCTCGCGACCCTGCTGGCCGTGGCTGCGACCGTGCTGGCGGGCCCGGTCGCGTTCGTGGCGCTGGCCAGCCCGCAGATCGCGCGCATGATGACCCGCGGGACGATCCCGCCGGTGCCAGCGGCCGCTCTGGTGGGTGCGCTCTTCCTGCTGCTGGCCGATCTGCTGGCCGCGCGGACGTTCGAGGTCGCGCTGCCCGCCGGCGTCGCCACGGCGGTCATCGGGGCGCCGTACCTGATGTACCTCGTGATCCGGCAGCAGCGCCGGCGCACCGCATAG
- a CDS encoding carbohydrate-binding domain-containing protein, translated as MKLPRAATAALSTLTAVVLAGSLAACSSASGDTAETAAGASTASAGATGSETDAADVSLDDLGADTHFSESDLEWDEADVVDVSLADGASSGGEGVEVVGDAVTITAAGVYRLSGTLVDGTVNVAAGEEDDVVLILDGVDIASGIGSPLTATTADEVTVYLAEGSGNRLVDAVDYAETDLPTATIAAATDLTIAGPGSLELTGNANDAINTKDGLVLAGGNVSIAAVDDGIRGKDYVAVTGGTWQISAADDGLKSDDEEDADRGWVLVGGGALEIDAGDDGVKAVNTVRVAGGAVTVTGSYEGIEAAHVLIESGDVDVTSSDDGINAAGASAEASAGGMGGQGSGDYTVEISGGEVTIDAEGDGLDSNGTASISGGTVVINGPESNGNGALDVDGELDVSGGTVVAAGSAGMAVTPSAASEQSSIQLTADSALPAGTVIQVVDADEELLTTFVTAKEAQSIVLSTEGMTDGAEYTVYTGGAADGAGLTEGSLDGAAEYAVLTGGEYTAGQMGGMGGRQRP; from the coding sequence ATGAAACTCCCCCGCGCCGCCACCGCCGCCCTCTCCACCCTGACCGCCGTCGTGCTGGCCGGCTCCCTCGCCGCCTGTTCCAGCGCTTCCGGCGACACCGCTGAGACCGCTGCCGGAGCCAGCACCGCCTCCGCTGGCGCCACCGGCAGCGAGACGGACGCGGCCGACGTCTCCCTCGACGACCTCGGCGCCGACACCCACTTCTCCGAATCCGACCTCGAATGGGACGAGGCAGATGTCGTCGACGTGAGCCTCGCCGACGGCGCCAGCAGCGGCGGCGAGGGCGTCGAGGTCGTTGGCGACGCGGTCACCATCACCGCGGCCGGCGTCTACCGGTTGAGCGGCACCCTCGTCGACGGCACGGTGAACGTGGCCGCGGGGGAGGAGGACGACGTCGTGCTGATACTCGACGGGGTTGACATCGCCTCGGGCATCGGCTCGCCGCTGACCGCGACCACGGCCGACGAGGTCACCGTGTACCTCGCCGAGGGCAGCGGGAACCGGCTCGTCGACGCGGTCGACTACGCGGAAACCGACTTGCCCACCGCGACGATCGCGGCGGCGACGGACCTGACGATCGCCGGACCCGGAAGCCTTGAGCTGACCGGCAACGCGAACGACGCCATCAACACCAAGGACGGGCTCGTCCTCGCGGGCGGGAACGTCAGCATCGCCGCCGTCGACGACGGCATCCGCGGCAAGGACTACGTGGCCGTGACCGGCGGGACGTGGCAGATCAGCGCGGCCGACGACGGCTTGAAATCTGACGACGAGGAGGATGCGGACCGCGGCTGGGTGCTCGTCGGCGGAGGGGCGCTGGAGATCGACGCGGGGGACGACGGCGTCAAGGCCGTCAACACCGTGCGCGTCGCCGGCGGCGCCGTGACCGTGACGGGCTCCTACGAGGGGATCGAGGCCGCGCACGTGCTGATCGAGTCGGGGGACGTGGACGTGACTTCGAGCGACGACGGGATCAATGCCGCGGGCGCCTCGGCGGAGGCGTCGGCAGGTGGGATGGGCGGGCAGGGCTCGGGCGACTACACCGTGGAGATCTCCGGCGGCGAGGTCACCATCGACGCCGAGGGCGACGGCCTGGACTCGAACGGGACCGCGTCGATCTCCGGCGGAACCGTCGTGATCAACGGCCCGGAGTCCAACGGGAACGGCGCCCTCGATGTTGACGGCGAGTTGGACGTCTCCGGTGGCACGGTCGTGGCCGCCGGCAGTGCGGGCATGGCGGTGACGCCGTCCGCGGCGTCGGAGCAGTCGAGCATCCAGCTCACGGCCGACTCGGCCCTGCCGGCGGGCACCGTGATCCAGGTCGTGGATGCGGACGAGGAGCTGCTGACGACGTTCGTCACCGCCAAGGAGGCGCAGTCCATCGTGCTCTCGACCGAGGGCATGACCGACGGCGCGGAGTACACCGTCTACACGGGAGGCGCGGCCGACGGGGCGGGCCTGACGGAGGGCTCGCTCGACGGCGCCGCCGAGTACGCGGTGCTCACGGGCGGCGAGTACACCGCCGGGCAGATGGGCGGCATGGGCGGGCGGCAGCGCCCGTAG
- a CDS encoding iron-siderophore ABC transporter substrate-binding protein produces the protein MTMTRTPSRFRAFAGAASATLLLALTACGGGADTTEGQYGNASGEYPMTVEHFRGSAEIPEQPLRIAALDPSYIDATMLLGAELVAYTEYRPGKNPFPEYLGDITELTDEAVNVGTIAEPDLEKIVEAEPDLIISADVRQGEMYDQLNKIAPTIFSESTGPTWKENVVLLGEALGKKDEAEAKVAAYEARAAAVGAEILEKAPDTTYSFLRFVGEDTLRLYSSNSFIGEIMADTGIPRPEGQPDTDESILVELSQENLLDGDATFIMESMWAPEGEEGDAARAQQEKFHSNPLWDELTGEIVQVDDSIFASSVSIQGADAVVTELAEHFGVDPQLEG, from the coding sequence ATGACCATGACTCGCACACCGTCCCGTTTCCGGGCATTCGCCGGCGCCGCTTCCGCGACGCTCCTGCTCGCGCTGACCGCCTGCGGCGGCGGCGCAGACACGACCGAGGGACAGTACGGCAACGCCTCCGGCGAGTACCCGATGACCGTCGAACACTTCCGCGGATCCGCCGAGATTCCCGAGCAGCCGCTGCGCATCGCCGCCCTCGACCCGAGTTACATCGACGCCACGATGCTGCTGGGGGCCGAGCTCGTCGCCTACACCGAGTACCGCCCGGGCAAGAACCCGTTCCCCGAGTATCTGGGCGACATCACCGAGCTGACCGACGAAGCAGTCAACGTCGGCACCATCGCCGAACCCGACCTCGAGAAGATCGTCGAGGCCGAGCCGGATCTGATCATCTCGGCCGACGTCCGCCAGGGCGAGATGTACGACCAGCTGAACAAGATCGCCCCGACGATCTTCTCCGAGTCGACGGGACCGACGTGGAAGGAGAACGTCGTCCTCCTGGGCGAGGCGCTCGGAAAGAAAGACGAGGCCGAGGCCAAGGTCGCGGCCTACGAGGCGCGAGCCGCCGCCGTCGGCGCCGAAATCCTCGAAAAGGCCCCGGACACCACCTACTCCTTCCTGCGCTTCGTCGGCGAGGACACGCTCCGGCTGTACTCCTCGAACTCGTTCATCGGCGAGATCATGGCGGACACGGGCATCCCGCGCCCGGAGGGGCAGCCGGACACGGACGAGAGCATCCTCGTCGAGCTCTCGCAGGAGAACCTCCTCGACGGCGACGCCACCTTCATCATGGAATCCATGTGGGCCCCGGAGGGCGAGGAGGGCGACGCCGCCCGCGCCCAGCAGGAGAAGTTCCACAGTAACCCGCTCTGGGACGAGCTGACCGGCGAGATCGTCCAGGTCGACGACTCGATCTTCGCCTCGTCCGTCAGCATTCAGGGTGCCGACGCCGTCGTGACCGAGCTGGCCGAGCACTTCGGCGTGGATCCCCAGCTCGAGGGCTGA
- a CDS encoding FecCD family ABC transporter permease — MKISALAPALPAAPKPAAARWTTAARTRTLAVLAAVVVVGVVLSIGVGSARSTPADLWHAFVSYSGSVMDLTIRGIRVPRTVTALAVGAALGVAGTLVQGHTRNPIAEPGLLGVNHGAALAIVATTAAVGPLAFPAQAGLAFVGALVASLVVFGIGSVDRRGGSPTTLVLVGAAVTSMCLGLVSAIVLLSEAALETLRFWQVGSVAGRSGALELLWPVLLVGGLLAWLNATQLNALALGEAAATSLGVTTARARGVGLAALVLLAGAAVTIAGPIAFVGLLVPHIARWAIGADYRWLVPASALIGSAIVLLSDTLGRIIARPGELPVGVVVALVGAPVFVYIARRKRVVSA, encoded by the coding sequence GTGAAGATTTCTGCCCTCGCGCCGGCCCTGCCGGCCGCGCCGAAACCGGCTGCCGCCCGCTGGACGACGGCCGCGCGCACCCGGACGCTGGCGGTCCTCGCGGCGGTCGTCGTCGTCGGGGTCGTCCTGAGCATCGGCGTCGGCTCCGCCCGCTCGACGCCTGCTGATCTCTGGCACGCCTTCGTCAGCTACAGCGGGAGCGTCATGGATCTGACGATCCGCGGCATCCGCGTCCCCCGGACCGTCACCGCGCTCGCCGTCGGTGCGGCGCTCGGCGTCGCCGGCACTCTCGTCCAGGGGCACACCCGCAACCCGATCGCCGAACCCGGGCTGCTCGGCGTCAACCACGGCGCGGCCCTTGCGATCGTCGCGACAACGGCGGCCGTCGGCCCGCTGGCCTTCCCAGCGCAGGCGGGTCTGGCCTTCGTCGGCGCCCTCGTGGCCTCCCTCGTCGTCTTCGGCATCGGCAGCGTGGACCGCCGCGGCGGTTCCCCCACGACGCTCGTGCTCGTCGGCGCCGCCGTGACGTCGATGTGCCTCGGCCTCGTCTCGGCGATCGTCCTGCTCAGCGAGGCCGCTCTGGAGACCCTGCGCTTCTGGCAGGTCGGCTCCGTCGCCGGGCGGTCCGGGGCGCTCGAGCTCCTCTGGCCCGTCCTCCTCGTCGGCGGTCTCCTCGCCTGGCTGAACGCGACCCAGCTCAACGCCCTCGCGCTCGGCGAGGCCGCGGCGACGAGCCTGGGCGTGACCACGGCACGCGCCCGCGGCGTCGGGCTCGCCGCCCTCGTCCTCCTCGCCGGGGCGGCCGTCACGATCGCGGGCCCCATCGCCTTCGTCGGCCTCCTCGTGCCTCACATCGCCCGGTGGGCCATCGGCGCCGACTACCGCTGGCTCGTGCCCGCGTCAGCGCTCATCGGCAGCGCGATCGTCCTGCTCTCCGATACCCTCGGCCGGATCATCGCCCGCCCCGGCGAGCTTCCCGTGGGCGTCGTGGTCGCCCTCGTCGGCGCCCCCGTGTTCGTCTACATCGCGCGTCGGAAACGGGTGGTCTCCGCATGA
- a CDS encoding long-chain-fatty-acid--CoA ligase, which produces MTGPVSHLTLSVAAVLAESAARHADRTAITVGGQGTTYAQLWEQARAYAGALRDAGIGENDRVAVLIPNVTDFARVYYAVLSLGAVVVPIHALLKRHEIAYVLEDAAAGLMICAAPLLGEGAAGAEQAGVPTYSVLAPEEAGTDRLEDRAAAAVPIDDYLPRHPEDIATILYTSGTTGKPKGALGTHLALVEQTNAMLLDTLDLRPGDRLFGGLPLFHTFGQTAVLNCGLRAGAEILLLPRFTGPEALDLVLGHGVNVFFGVPTMYVALLEAAAAGEGRPDALRYAVSGGASLPVALLEAFEERFGAKVYEGYGLTETSPVACFNRVGRDPRPGTVGTPIWGVQVEIADPLETGRIDLLPRGELGEIVVRGHNLFSGYLNRPEATAEAVVDGWFRTGDLGTKDDDDYVRIVDRTKDMILRNGYNVYPREVEEALLEHPGITNAAVYGVPDEKHGQEVAAAITVDAAAGLDAAAVKEWIAGRLAAYKYPRRVEIVAEFPLGPSGKILKRELAARHDQQFAANES; this is translated from the coding sequence ATGACCGGACCCGTTTCCCACCTGACCCTGTCCGTAGCCGCCGTGCTGGCCGAATCGGCCGCCCGGCACGCGGACCGCACGGCGATCACGGTCGGCGGGCAGGGCACCACCTATGCGCAGCTGTGGGAGCAGGCCCGGGCCTACGCCGGTGCCCTGCGCGACGCCGGCATCGGCGAGAACGACCGGGTGGCGGTCCTCATCCCGAACGTCACCGACTTCGCGCGGGTCTACTACGCCGTCCTGAGCCTCGGCGCCGTCGTCGTTCCGATCCACGCGCTCCTCAAGCGCCACGAGATCGCCTACGTGCTCGAGGATGCCGCCGCCGGCCTGATGATCTGCGCGGCCCCGCTGCTGGGTGAGGGTGCCGCCGGGGCCGAACAGGCGGGTGTGCCGACGTACTCGGTGCTCGCCCCGGAGGAGGCCGGCACCGACCGGCTCGAAGACCGCGCCGCCGCGGCCGTCCCGATCGACGACTACCTGCCACGGCACCCGGAGGACATCGCCACGATCCTCTACACCTCGGGCACGACCGGCAAACCGAAAGGCGCCCTCGGCACCCACCTGGCGCTCGTGGAGCAGACCAACGCGATGCTGCTCGACACCCTGGATCTGCGCCCCGGTGACCGGCTCTTCGGCGGGCTGCCGCTTTTCCACACGTTCGGTCAGACCGCAGTGCTCAACTGCGGTCTGCGCGCGGGGGCGGAGATCCTGCTGCTGCCCAGATTCACGGGCCCGGAGGCCCTGGATCTGGTGCTGGGGCACGGGGTGAACGTCTTCTTCGGGGTGCCGACGATGTATGTGGCGCTGCTCGAGGCCGCCGCCGCAGGTGAGGGCCGGCCCGATGCGCTGCGCTACGCCGTCTCCGGCGGCGCCTCGCTACCCGTGGCATTGCTCGAGGCGTTCGAGGAGCGGTTCGGGGCGAAGGTCTATGAGGGCTATGGGCTCACGGAGACCTCGCCGGTGGCGTGCTTCAACCGGGTCGGCCGCGACCCGCGACCCGGGACGGTCGGCACCCCGATCTGGGGCGTGCAGGTCGAGATCGCCGATCCGCTGGAGACCGGGCGGATCGACCTGCTGCCCCGCGGAGAGCTCGGCGAGATCGTCGTCCGCGGTCACAACCTGTTTTCGGGCTATCTGAACCGGCCGGAAGCCACCGCGGAGGCGGTCGTGGACGGCTGGTTCAGGACCGGTGATCTGGGAACCAAGGACGACGACGACTATGTCCGCATCGTCGACCGCACCAAGGACATGATCCTGCGTAACGGATACAACGTCTATCCGCGTGAGGTCGAGGAGGCGCTGCTCGAACACCCGGGTATCACCAACGCCGCCGTCTACGGCGTCCCGGACGAGAAGCACGGTCAGGAGGTGGCCGCGGCCATCACGGTCGACGCGGCCGCAGGGCTCGACGCTGCAGCGGTCAAGGAATGGATCGCCGGGCGCCTCGCCGCCTACAAGTACCCCCGCCGGGTGGAGATCGTGGCCGAGTTCCCGCTGGGCCCGAGCGGCAAAATCCTCAAACGCGAACTCGCTGCGCGGCACGACCAGCAGTTCGCGGCCAACGAATCCTGA